The Bacteroides sp. genomic interval ATTACTTTTACAGGAAAAAGGAACGTTTGGGCAGTGATTACGATCCGGTTTGCGAACTGAATTTGTTTTTTTCAACCCTGGTGGGCTATGCGGTAAAAAACATTTACTCGGAAAGTGAGGATGATAAAAAAATGATCGAAAGGATCATTGAAATGTATAAATAGGATGATTATGAAAACCAGAAATTTATTCATGTTGGTGTTGTTGATGGCTCCGGGTGTAAACGCCCTTCAGGCCCAGGGCCTGAGTGCCACGGAGATTGTCAGGAAGGCCGACGAGAAGTTTAACGGCGAGGAGAGCAGTTACAGCCTAATGGCGATGACCATTATCCGGCCGGCATGGGAGCGCACCATTGAATTTAAGAGCTGGACGCTTGGGAAAGATCATGCGCTGGCACTGATCACCGCCCCGGCCAAGGAAGCGGGGCAGACTTTCCTGAAACGGGAATCGGAGATGTGGCGGTGGGACCCCACCATCAGCAGGCTGATCAAGTTGCCCCCCTCCATGATGTCGCAGGGCTGGATGGGATCGGATTACACCAATGATGACATTTTAAGGGAGTCGTCCATTGTCAAGGACTATGACCATGAAATCATCGGCGAAGAGCGACAGGGCGGACGCTTATGCTATAAAATAAGAATGACTGCCCGGGAAGATGCTTCCATTGTTTGGGGAAAGCAGATCCAGTGGATCGACAAGGAAGAGTTCCTGGTCCTGAAAGCCGAATTGTACGATGAGGATGGTTACCTGGTGCGGACTGAAACTGGCAGTGACATTAAGGTCATGGATGGCAGGACGATTACTTCCCGGATTGAACTGATCCCGGAGGAAGAGCCCGAAAACCGGACCATTATTGAGATCAGGGAGATCAGCTTTAACATACCCCTTGAGGAAAGTTTTTTCTCCCAGCAGAATATGCAGAGAGTGCATTGATCACTGAAACTGAAGGTCATGAAAGAGGAATTTAAGATAGCCTGGCGGAACCTCTGGCGGAACCGTCGCCGCACGCTGATCACTTCGGCATCGGTTTTCTTTGCGGTATTCTTTGCCGTGATCATGCGGTCCATACAGCTGGGATCGTACGATCATATGATCAACAACGTTATTGAGTCGTTCACCGGGTATTTACAGGTTCAGCATGAAAAATACCAGGACAGTCCCTCCTTCGATCACTCATTTGAGTACAACGATTCGGTCGTTTCTGGCATAGAAGAAATAAAGCAAGTTGTTTCGGTTACCCCCCATATCGAATCCTTTACCCTGGCTTCGAGCGGGATGCAGACCAAGGGGGTCGTGGTGATGGGGATTGATCCCGAAAAGGAGCGACAATTCTCAGATCCGGAGCAAAAGCTGGTGAAGTACCGGATCACAGAAGAGGCGGTAGCCAACCTAAGGAAGGGAAAGAAAATCCCGGAAGACCTGCTTGCGCAAATAGAAAAAAGCCAGGGCCGTTCGTATTCGTCATCAGAACGCCTGGCCATGGAACTGGAACTTTCGCCAGATGGCAAGGAAACCTATTTACCGGTCATTCAGGAAAGTACCAGGGAAGAGAATGGTTATCTCAGCCAGGATGACGACGGGATCCTGGTATCGGACAAACTCTCCAGCTTCCTGAAAGTGGAGCTTGGGGATTCGGTGATTTTGATGGGACAGGGTTACCGGGGTGTTTCGGCGACGGGAATTTTCCCGGTAAGGGGAATCATCAAAATTCCCTCGCCCGACATGGACAACAAACTGGTGATCATGAGCCTCCCGGCGGCCCAAAGGCTCTTTGACGCGGAAGGCAGGATCACCTCGCTTGTTATTAACCTTCCGGATAAATCGGACCGCACCATTGAAACAGCCAGAACCAGCATAAACAAACTGCTGACGGATGAAAACACAACGACAAAGACCTGGTATGAACTGAACCCGATTCTGCACCAGCAAATAGAAGGCGACAACCAGTCGGGAATGGCCATGCTGATGATTCTTTATTTCATCATATTCTTTGGCATTTTTGGGACGGTATTGATGATGGTTTCGGAAAGAAAGCGTGAATTCGGGGTCATGGTAGCCATCGGGATGCAGAAAAAGAAACTGAAAAGGATCATTACCATTGAAATGTTTCTCCTGGGCATTCTGGGCCTGGCAGCCGGATTGCTGGCCAGCACACCGGTCATCCTGTACTTTTATTACAACCCCTATGTGCTGACTGGAGACATTGCACAAATGATGGTCGACTGGGGTTGGGACCCGCTGATGCCTACCGCCTGGTTTGGTTCCTATTTCTATTGGCAGGCGGTGATCGTGGCCCTGATGGTTTTACTGGCCACGATTTATCCCTTGAGGAAAATCGGCAAACTGGAAGTCGTTGAAGCATTAAAAGCCTAAAAACGCATAGCTATGATAGGATCGATAGCCTGGAAAAACGTTTGGCGCAACAAAAAAAGAAGCCTGGTTGTTATCATCGCCGTAACCCTTGGCATCATTGCCGGGGTACTGCTGATTGGTATTGTTGAAGGCTGGGGCAGGCAGCGCCTTCAGGGAGCTGTTTACAATGAAGTATCGCATCTTCAGATACACAACAGTGAATACGTAAAAAACGAAGAGATACAGTTTACCGTTAACAATGCTGATGAGATCATTCAAAGTTTAGATACCCTTGAAGGCCTTGCGGCCTGGGCCCAAAGAACGAAGATCATTGCCATGGCCAATACCCCCTGGGCCAATACCGGGATCATGATCAACGGGGTAAATCCAGAAAAAGAGAAAGAGATCACAGAGATCTACAAGACCCTTGTCGAGGGTGGCGGAAACTATCTGGATGGCCAAAATTCCGGTGAAATCCTGATCAGCGACAAAACAGCCGAATTGCTTAAACTCAAGCAGTTTATCATTACCGACACCTTAATGGCCACCTTGCGTGAAGCAAACCTCCCCGATGATATCCTGGAAAGATTGGAGCCCCTCAGGGAGGAGCGATTCCGGTCAGAAAAAGAGTTCAGGGATGCCCTGCGTGAGGCCTTCGATCAGAAGGAGCTGGACCGTTATGGCCTGCTAATCACGGAGGAGGCGCTTGACTACCGGCTCAGGAGCAAAATTCAGATCACCCTTTCAGACTTGCAGGGTAATCCGATCCAGGGGATTTTTCGGGTTTGTGGCATCTATAAGACCAACAACACAGGCTTTGACCAAACCAATGTATTTGTGAATGCCGGAGACCTGGCCAGGCTTTATGGGGGAGGTGAAATCCTTACCCATGAAATTGCAGTTTTGCTGGATGACATTGAGGATGTGAACCGGGCAAAGGAATCCCTGGCTGCCATTACGGGCGAAAACACCGTAAGGACCTGGAAGGAGCTGGCGCCAGATGCAGCACTGATGAGCGATTTCATGGTGATCTATTATGTCATTTTCATCGGCATCATCATGCTGGCCCTGGCCTTTGGAATCATCAACACCATGCTGATGTCGATCCTTGAAAGGACCAAAGAGCTGGGGATGCTGATGGCAATCGGGATGAACCGCAAACGGGTCTTTCAAATGATTTCGCTTGAAACCCTGTTTCTGACTTCGGTAGGAGCCCTGGCAGGCATCCTGCTGGGCTGGGCAATGATTGGCATCCTGGGAAATACCGGGATTCATTTCGGAGGCTGGGGCGAGGGTTTTGAGGCCATTGGATTTGCAGCAAAAGTTTATCCGGTCATTACCCCCCAATTCTTTGCCTTTATTGTGATCATGGTGATCCTCACGGCCCTGATTTCTTCGATCTGGCCTGCCCGCAAGGCATTGAAGTTAAATCCGGTAGAAGCACTAAGAACAGAATAAACCATTAAACGGGAAAAAGACATGAAGATCCTGAAATTAAAAAACGTCAACAAGATCTATAATTCATCCCAGGTCAAGGTTCATGCGGTGAACGACGTAAGCCTTGATTTTGAGGAAGCAGAATTTGCAGCCATTGTGGGGCCCTCGGGTTCGGGCAAGACCACCCTGCTCAACATGATTGGCGGGCTTGACATGCCGACTTCGGGTGAGATATTTATTGACGGGACAGATTTATCCAGGCTGAAAGCATCAAAGCTTATCGATTTCAGGCTCAGGAATATAGGTTTCGTATTCCAGTCGTATAACCTGATTCCGGTGCTGACGGCCAAAGAAAACGTAGAGTTTATCATGACCCTTCAAAAATGGCCGCAGGAGGAGCGTGATGAGCG includes:
- a CDS encoding outer membrane lipoprotein-sorting protein, giving the protein MKTRNLFMLVLLMAPGVNALQAQGLSATEIVRKADEKFNGEESSYSLMAMTIIRPAWERTIEFKSWTLGKDHALALITAPAKEAGQTFLKRESEMWRWDPTISRLIKLPPSMMSQGWMGSDYTNDDILRESSIVKDYDHEIIGEERQGGRLCYKIRMTAREDASIVWGKQIQWIDKEEFLVLKAELYDEDGYLVRTETGSDIKVMDGRTITSRIELIPEEEPENRTIIEIREISFNIPLEESFFSQQNMQRVH
- a CDS encoding FtsX-like permease family protein translates to MKEEFKIAWRNLWRNRRRTLITSASVFFAVFFAVIMRSIQLGSYDHMINNVIESFTGYLQVQHEKYQDSPSFDHSFEYNDSVVSGIEEIKQVVSVTPHIESFTLASSGMQTKGVVVMGIDPEKERQFSDPEQKLVKYRITEEAVANLRKGKKIPEDLLAQIEKSQGRSYSSSERLAMELELSPDGKETYLPVIQESTREENGYLSQDDDGILVSDKLSSFLKVELGDSVILMGQGYRGVSATGIFPVRGIIKIPSPDMDNKLVIMSLPAAQRLFDAEGRITSLVINLPDKSDRTIETARTSINKLLTDENTTTKTWYELNPILHQQIEGDNQSGMAMLMILYFIIFFGIFGTVLMMVSERKREFGVMVAIGMQKKKLKRIITIEMFLLGILGLAAGLLASTPVILYFYYNPYVLTGDIAQMMVDWGWDPLMPTAWFGSYFYWQAVIVALMVLLATIYPLRKIGKLEVVEALKA
- a CDS encoding FtsX-like permease family protein, giving the protein MIGSIAWKNVWRNKKRSLVVIIAVTLGIIAGVLLIGIVEGWGRQRLQGAVYNEVSHLQIHNSEYVKNEEIQFTVNNADEIIQSLDTLEGLAAWAQRTKIIAMANTPWANTGIMINGVNPEKEKEITEIYKTLVEGGGNYLDGQNSGEILISDKTAELLKLKQFIITDTLMATLREANLPDDILERLEPLREERFRSEKEFRDALREAFDQKELDRYGLLITEEALDYRLRSKIQITLSDLQGNPIQGIFRVCGIYKTNNTGFDQTNVFVNAGDLARLYGGGEILTHEIAVLLDDIEDVNRAKESLAAITGENTVRTWKELAPDAALMSDFMVIYYVIFIGIIMLALAFGIINTMLMSILERTKELGMLMAIGMNRKRVFQMISLETLFLTSVGALAGILLGWAMIGILGNTGIHFGGWGEGFEAIGFAAKVYPVITPQFFAFIVIMVILTALISSIWPARKALKLNPVEALRTE
- a CDS encoding ABC transporter ATP-binding protein, which produces MKILKLKNVNKIYNSSQVKVHAVNDVSLDFEEAEFAAIVGPSGSGKTTLLNMIGGLDMPTSGEIFIDGTDLSRLKASKLIDFRLRNIGFVFQSYNLIPVLTAKENVEFIMTLQKWPQEERDERTLELLQAVGLAERVNSRPSKLSGGQQQRIAVARALASRPKFILADEPTANLDSKSATTLLEIMEKLNQESKITFIFSTHDPRVVKMARRVITLEDGKVITDEVRKRSE